From one Bacteroides fragilis NCTC 9343 genomic stretch:
- a CDS encoding glycoside hydrolase family 2 protein: MKQSFQNTRYRAILLLTGLMLAMTAMAQTLTNDALDLSGMWRFQLDPMGFGKTPGSELYLDKLSETIMLPGSTDQGGKGIKNTARYVDRLSRKFEYQGAAWYQREVVIPEDWADREIYLKLERCHWETTVYVDDKEAGMKEHLSTPNTFVLTPLLAPGIHTLTICVNNTLKYPMDQWNHGTTEYTQTNWNGIAGDISLYAKEKAHIRQINVYPDVSSKAVEVSVQPAPLKTGQTGKLELCIREQGGKIIVRQTLNADSLQVHTGIRQTLPMGNRVKLWDEFTPYLYEIEASWNVDGKTDTQTRTFGMRNVEQGKHHIRLNGRDIHLRGVLDCAVFPLTGYPSTNVDDWKRIFTTIKEYGMNHVRFHSWCPPEAAFEAGDEVGMYLQAELPMWIKDVGKYPYRRDFFEKEMYAILDAYGNHPSFILMCNGNENEGDFAVLEDLVKKAQKYDNRRLYSASTARTHTPSDQYYVSHVTSKGWITVYEGKPSTDWDRCKESDIDVPVIAHETGQRCMYPNFEEMKKYTGVVEARNFEVFRERLAKNGMLHQANDFFRATGAHTVLQYKEVNESLLRTRNSGGFQLLGLADFPGQGSAFVGILDAFWESKGLVTPEKFRESCAPTVLLARLPKRTFRNGEKLKAKMEIYHFGKDALNSRKLNWTLTGEDGTVYHKGSLKTKSIQPATVDSLGIIELPLNGMDSARKLTLKAELGGIHNEWDVWVYPEQPKTEQHNFVYTRTWNDETKQWLNEGKNVLLIPEKCKGRKAHFASHFWNPIMFNWNPMIVGTLIDNEHPAFRDFPTRNYADWQWWDILNYSTALELDELKEITPLIQSIDSYETNQKLGISFEAKVGKGKLFVLCADPEKKIDERPAMQQLLTSVRNYVSSGHFNPTKSLPVYLLDALFAPASEEKSGGKGSKAIELLLNK; the protein is encoded by the coding sequence ATGAAACAATCTTTTCAAAACACCCGGTACCGGGCGATTCTGCTCCTGACCGGATTGATGCTTGCCATGACCGCTATGGCGCAAACCCTAACGAATGATGCTCTTGACTTGTCGGGCATGTGGCGCTTCCAACTGGATCCGATGGGATTCGGTAAAACTCCCGGTTCGGAACTCTATCTGGACAAGCTCTCTGAAACCATTATGCTCCCCGGATCGACAGACCAGGGAGGTAAAGGTATTAAAAATACGGCACGCTACGTAGACCGTTTAAGCCGTAAATTCGAATATCAGGGAGCCGCCTGGTACCAACGTGAAGTAGTGATTCCGGAAGATTGGGCAGATCGGGAGATTTACCTGAAGCTGGAACGTTGCCATTGGGAAACCACCGTCTACGTGGATGACAAAGAGGCAGGAATGAAAGAGCACCTGAGCACACCGAACACGTTCGTATTGACTCCGCTACTTGCTCCGGGAATCCACACACTGACCATTTGCGTAAACAATACACTTAAATATCCGATGGATCAATGGAACCATGGAACAACCGAATATACGCAGACTAACTGGAACGGAATAGCCGGAGACATCTCACTATATGCCAAGGAGAAAGCGCATATCCGCCAGATCAATGTATACCCCGATGTCAGCTCGAAAGCAGTGGAAGTATCTGTACAACCCGCTCCCCTAAAGACCGGACAGACAGGAAAACTGGAGCTATGCATCCGCGAGCAAGGAGGTAAAATAATAGTCCGCCAAACACTGAATGCAGACAGTCTTCAGGTACATACAGGCATACGCCAAACGCTCCCGATGGGAAATAGGGTGAAACTCTGGGATGAATTCACACCTTATTTATACGAGATAGAAGCCAGTTGGAACGTAGACGGAAAGACAGATACTCAAACCCGAACTTTCGGCATGCGGAACGTAGAGCAGGGTAAACATCATATCCGCCTGAACGGAAGAGACATTCACTTACGTGGAGTACTGGATTGTGCAGTCTTTCCCCTGACCGGTTATCCGTCGACAAATGTGGATGACTGGAAACGCATCTTCACCACCATTAAAGAATATGGAATGAATCACGTACGCTTTCACTCCTGGTGTCCGCCGGAAGCCGCTTTCGAAGCCGGTGACGAAGTAGGTATGTACCTCCAGGCCGAACTTCCCATGTGGATCAAAGATGTGGGTAAATATCCTTACCGGCGTGATTTCTTTGAAAAAGAGATGTATGCCATTCTCGATGCCTATGGCAATCACCCCTCTTTCATCCTGATGTGTAACGGCAACGAAAACGAGGGTGACTTCGCCGTATTGGAAGATCTGGTAAAAAAGGCACAGAAGTATGATAACCGACGGCTCTATAGCGCCTCGACCGCACGTACTCATACTCCTTCGGATCAGTACTATGTGTCGCATGTCACCTCGAAAGGATGGATTACCGTATACGAAGGAAAGCCATCGACTGACTGGGACCGTTGCAAAGAATCGGATATCGATGTACCGGTGATTGCTCACGAAACCGGACAACGCTGTATGTATCCCAACTTTGAGGAAATGAAGAAATATACCGGCGTTGTAGAAGCACGCAATTTCGAGGTATTCCGCGAACGGCTTGCCAAAAACGGCATGTTGCACCAAGCCAACGATTTCTTCCGGGCAACCGGAGCACATACGGTGCTGCAATATAAAGAGGTAAACGAATCGCTGCTCCGTACTCGCAACTCCGGTGGTTTTCAGTTGTTGGGACTGGCCGATTTCCCCGGACAGGGCAGTGCCTTTGTAGGCATCCTCGACGCTTTCTGGGAAAGCAAAGGACTGGTAACACCCGAAAAGTTCAGAGAATCGTGTGCTCCGACCGTACTCCTGGCACGTTTACCCAAACGCACTTTCAGAAACGGGGAAAAACTAAAGGCAAAAATGGAAATTTACCATTTCGGTAAAGATGCCCTGAACAGCCGGAAACTGAACTGGACACTGACCGGTGAAGACGGAACCGTATACCACAAAGGAAGCCTGAAGACAAAAAGCATACAACCTGCTACGGTAGATTCACTCGGAATCATCGAACTCCCCTTGAACGGGATGGACAGTGCCCGCAAACTGACCTTGAAGGCTGAGCTGGGCGGTATACACAATGAATGGGATGTGTGGGTATATCCGGAACAACCGAAAACGGAACAGCACAACTTTGTCTACACCCGTACCTGGAATGACGAAACCAAACAGTGGCTCAACGAAGGCAAGAATGTACTGTTAATTCCTGAAAAGTGTAAAGGACGCAAAGCGCACTTCGCCAGCCATTTCTGGAACCCGATTATGTTCAACTGGAATCCAATGATCGTAGGTACACTGATCGATAACGAGCATCCCGCCTTTCGCGACTTCCCCACCCGGAACTATGCCGACTGGCAATGGTGGGACATCCTGAACTATTCGACAGCCCTGGAACTCGACGAACTGAAAGAAATCACCCCATTGATACAGAGCATTGACTCATACGAGACCAACCAAAAACTGGGTATCTCGTTCGAAGCTAAGGTAGGAAAAGGAAAACTATTCGTGCTCTGTGCCGATCCGGAAAAGAAAATCGATGAAAGACCTGCGATGCAGCAGTTACTAACGTCTGTCCGTAATTATGTGTCATCCGGGCATTTCAACCCGACAAAGAGTTTACCCGTTTACCTGTTGGATGCACTTTTCGCCCCGGCATCCGAAGAGAAATCCGGAGGCAAGGGTAGCAAGGCGATCGAATTGCTATTGAATAAATAG
- a CDS encoding DUF5107 domain-containing protein encodes MKESVNVWEEDILLPTYGIGRPEKNPMFLEKRVYQGSSGVVYPYPVIEKIEDTCEEKSYHAVWLENEYIKVMILPELGGRIQMAFDKVKQRHFIYYNHVIKPALVGLTGPWISGGIEFNWPQHHRPSTFLPVDYSIERCKDGSVVVWVSERERMFGQKGTAGFTLRPGRAVLEIQGKVSNPTPLPQTFLWWANPAVAVNDCYQSVFPSDVNAVFDHGKRDVSRYPIATGTYYKMDYSAGVDISRYKNIPVPTSYMAIRSNYNFVGGYENDTQAGVLHVANHHISPGKKQWTWGNGDFGQAWDRNLTDADGPYIELMTGVYTDNQPDFSWLQPYEEKTFTQYFMPYRELGVVKNASSELLMNLETEGEECRLKLFATSAQQGLRIVVRQAGVIRFEEIRSLSPEQIFDRLIPINDLHEAEVIIYDTNGRKKLSWKAEPETIKAVPEAAKPALAPEEIKTNEELYLTGLHLEQYRHATYCPTDYYREALRRDNGDARCNNAMGLWLIRKGEFAQAEPYLRNAIARLTEKNPNPYDGEAFYNLGLALKFQGKDDEAYDSFYKSCWNAAWQDAGYYSLAQISVSRSNWEEALEEIEKSLLHNWHNLRGRHLKAIILRHLEQKEEALAWIEDSLKTDTFNFGCLFEKYLITRNETVLLQLRNLMKRGAPDYEALVLDYTSAGRFEEALAVAELAIAQPVGEQTLLHYYKSWCLIRLGKTAEAQIAIATAEKEPADYCFPNALEAIEALQCVVDFAGKAPKALYYLGNLWYDKRRYPTAIAAWERSSREDETFPTVWRNLSLAYFNKMNRPDEAVALLEKAFRLDHTDARVLMELDQLYKRLNRPHIERLCFLEQHIDIVMTRDDLYLEYVTLLNQTGQYREAIRRIDQRKFHPWEGGEGKVPAQYQLARLELAKELINRKKYDDALALIDECYIYPTHLGEGKLPGAQENDFNYYKAYILQQQGRPEEAHSLFVKACSGNSQPAAAMYYNDQKPDKIFYQGLAYRKLGEEEKARSRFNQLITYGEEHLFDRFKMDYFAVSLPDLLIWEDDMDKKNRIHCNYLMALGHLGLGNRTKAEHFFDIAASMDNNHQGVQIHRKLMNTILS; translated from the coding sequence ATGAAAGAAAGTGTTAATGTATGGGAGGAAGACATCCTGCTCCCTACCTATGGCATCGGACGCCCTGAGAAAAACCCGATGTTCCTGGAGAAACGTGTCTACCAGGGAAGCAGCGGAGTCGTATATCCGTATCCGGTCATCGAGAAAATTGAAGATACCTGCGAAGAGAAAAGTTATCATGCCGTATGGCTGGAGAACGAATACATCAAAGTCATGATCCTGCCCGAACTGGGAGGACGTATTCAAATGGCATTCGACAAGGTAAAGCAACGGCATTTTATCTATTACAATCACGTAATAAAGCCGGCACTGGTAGGACTCACCGGTCCCTGGATCTCCGGAGGCATTGAGTTCAACTGGCCTCAACATCACCGTCCCAGCACCTTCTTGCCGGTGGACTACAGCATCGAACGATGTAAAGACGGAAGTGTCGTTGTATGGGTAAGCGAACGGGAACGGATGTTCGGTCAAAAAGGAACAGCCGGATTTACGCTCCGCCCGGGACGTGCCGTACTCGAGATACAAGGAAAAGTTTCCAACCCGACTCCGCTTCCACAAACTTTCCTTTGGTGGGCCAATCCGGCCGTAGCGGTCAATGACTGCTATCAGTCAGTATTCCCGTCGGATGTCAACGCTGTATTCGATCATGGAAAACGGGACGTGTCTCGTTATCCTATTGCTACCGGAACCTACTATAAAATGGATTATTCTGCCGGCGTAGATATTTCCAGATATAAAAATATTCCCGTACCGACCTCCTACATGGCAATCCGGTCTAACTATAATTTTGTAGGCGGGTACGAAAATGATACACAGGCAGGTGTCCTGCATGTGGCCAATCATCACATATCTCCCGGAAAAAAACAATGGACCTGGGGAAACGGGGATTTCGGACAGGCATGGGACCGCAACCTGACTGATGCTGACGGTCCGTACATAGAACTGATGACCGGAGTCTATACGGACAATCAACCGGACTTCAGTTGGTTGCAACCTTATGAAGAGAAGACTTTTACCCAATACTTCATGCCCTATCGGGAATTGGGAGTTGTGAAAAACGCCTCCTCCGAACTCTTAATGAATCTGGAAACCGAAGGAGAAGAATGTCGTTTGAAGCTGTTTGCCACCTCGGCTCAGCAAGGATTACGCATCGTAGTCCGTCAAGCGGGTGTGATACGCTTTGAGGAAATCCGTAGCCTCTCGCCTGAACAAATATTCGACCGGCTGATCCCCATAAATGATCTTCACGAAGCGGAAGTCATTATCTACGATACCAACGGACGAAAAAAGCTAAGTTGGAAGGCCGAACCGGAAACAATCAAAGCAGTTCCGGAAGCAGCCAAACCCGCCCTTGCACCGGAAGAGATCAAAACCAACGAAGAACTCTATCTGACCGGACTGCATCTGGAACAATATCGTCATGCCACTTATTGCCCGACCGACTATTATCGGGAAGCACTCCGCCGGGACAATGGAGATGCACGTTGCAACAACGCCATGGGACTATGGCTGATACGCAAAGGAGAGTTTGCGCAGGCTGAACCATATCTTCGGAATGCCATTGCCCGACTCACCGAAAAGAATCCTAACCCCTATGATGGAGAAGCTTTCTATAACCTCGGACTTGCTCTAAAATTTCAGGGAAAAGATGATGAGGCCTACGATTCGTTCTATAAATCGTGTTGGAACGCGGCATGGCAAGACGCAGGCTACTATTCGCTGGCCCAGATTTCCGTGTCCCGCAGCAATTGGGAAGAAGCTCTCGAAGAGATTGAAAAATCCCTTCTCCACAACTGGCACAATCTGCGCGGACGCCATCTGAAAGCAATCATACTCCGCCATCTCGAACAAAAAGAGGAGGCTCTTGCCTGGATAGAAGACTCCTTGAAGACAGATACATTCAACTTCGGTTGCCTGTTCGAAAAATACCTGATCACCCGGAATGAAACAGTATTGCTCCAACTTCGGAACCTAATGAAGCGTGGAGCACCCGATTACGAAGCACTGGTGCTCGACTATACTTCTGCCGGACGATTTGAAGAAGCACTGGCTGTAGCCGAACTTGCCATTGCCCAACCTGTCGGTGAACAGACACTCTTACATTATTACAAGAGTTGGTGCCTGATCCGTCTAGGAAAAACAGCCGAAGCACAAATAGCCATTGCCACTGCCGAAAAAGAACCGGCCGATTATTGTTTCCCCAATGCCCTGGAAGCGATAGAAGCCCTTCAGTGTGTAGTCGACTTTGCAGGAAAAGCCCCCAAAGCACTTTATTACCTGGGAAATCTATGGTATGATAAACGCCGGTATCCCACTGCCATCGCAGCCTGGGAGCGCTCTTCGCGCGAAGACGAGACATTCCCCACCGTATGGCGTAATCTGTCACTGGCTTACTTCAACAAAATGAACCGTCCGGACGAAGCTGTCGCCTTACTGGAAAAAGCATTCCGCCTGGATCACACGGATGCCCGTGTACTGATGGAACTGGATCAATTGTACAAACGGCTGAACCGTCCGCACATAGAAAGACTGTGCTTTCTGGAACAGCACATAGATATCGTAATGACCCGTGACGACCTGTATTTGGAATACGTCACTTTACTGAACCAAACCGGGCAATATCGGGAAGCAATCCGACGGATAGACCAAAGAAAATTCCATCCGTGGGAAGGAGGAGAAGGTAAAGTACCCGCACAATATCAGCTGGCACGCCTGGAACTAGCAAAGGAGTTGATAAACCGGAAAAAATATGATGACGCACTCGCCTTAATAGATGAATGCTACATATACCCTACCCATCTGGGTGAAGGGAAACTACCGGGAGCACAGGAAAATGACTTCAATTATTACAAAGCATATATCCTGCAACAACAAGGGAGACCGGAAGAGGCTCACAGCCTGTTCGTCAAAGCCTGTTCGGGAAACAGCCAGCCAGCCGCTGCCATGTATTACAACGACCAGAAACCGGATAAAATATTCTACCAAGGACTGGCATACCGGAAATTAGGAGAGGAAGAAAAGGCACGCAGCCGGTTCAACCAATTAATTACTTATGGAGAAGAACATCTCTTCGACCGATTCAAGATGGATTATTTTGCCGTATCTTTACCCGATCTTTTGATTTGGGAAGACGATATGGATAAAAAGAACCGCATCCACTGCAACTACCTGATGGCACTGGGACATCTGGGACTGGGAAATAGAACAAAAGCCGAACACTTCTTTGATATAGCCGCCTCAATGGATAACAATCATCAAGGAGTACAAATTCACCGGAAATTAATGAATACCATTCTATCATGA
- a CDS encoding sugar porter family MFS transporter, giving the protein MKQTRGYLLLICIVSAMGGLLFGYDWVVIGGAKIFYEPYFGIENSAALRGWAMSSALIGCLAGALLSGIWSDKYGRKKMLVIASFLFALSAWGTGAVDHFSYFIFYRIVGGLGIGIASNISPVYIAEVSPAHVRGKFVSLNQLTIVLGILLAQLANWQIGEYYTQGSDILSETSVQWAWRWMFWAELIPAGIFFLLSFIIPESPRWLATVHQQEKAQKTLTRIGGETYARQTLEELNQLTQSQGNRQNNEWKSVFRPEMRKVLIIGIVLAIFQQWCGINVIFNYAHEIFSSAGYAVSDVLMNIVVTGITNVIFTFVAIYTVDKWGRRTLMLIGSAGLALIYLILGTCYFLDVNGLPMLLLVVLAIACYAMSLAPVVWVVLSEIFPVKIRGMAIAISTFFLWVACFILTYTFPVLNESIGAEGTFWLYGGICLAGFLFIRQNLPETKGKTLEEIEKELIK; this is encoded by the coding sequence ATGAAACAGACACGAGGCTATTTACTACTTATCTGCATCGTCTCAGCCATGGGCGGATTACTGTTCGGCTATGATTGGGTTGTTATCGGAGGAGCTAAAATCTTCTACGAACCCTACTTTGGTATTGAAAACTCTGCGGCTCTACGTGGCTGGGCTATGAGCAGCGCACTGATAGGCTGCCTGGCAGGAGCCTTGCTCTCAGGAATCTGGAGCGACAAATACGGACGCAAAAAGATGCTTGTCATAGCCTCATTCCTGTTTGCACTTTCGGCTTGGGGTACGGGAGCAGTCGATCATTTTTCCTACTTCATCTTCTATCGCATTGTAGGAGGATTGGGCATCGGCATCGCATCCAACATTTCTCCCGTATATATTGCAGAGGTATCTCCTGCCCATGTACGCGGCAAATTCGTATCGCTCAACCAGCTCACCATCGTATTAGGTATCTTATTGGCACAATTGGCCAACTGGCAAATCGGGGAATACTACACACAAGGTTCCGATATACTCAGCGAAACAAGTGTGCAATGGGCCTGGCGATGGATGTTCTGGGCAGAACTGATCCCGGCAGGAATTTTCTTCCTGTTATCGTTCATCATCCCCGAAAGTCCCCGTTGGCTGGCTACCGTCCATCAACAGGAGAAAGCACAAAAGACACTGACACGCATCGGAGGGGAAACGTATGCCCGCCAAACCCTGGAAGAACTGAACCAACTCACTCAATCTCAAGGCAACCGGCAAAACAATGAATGGAAATCGGTCTTCCGCCCGGAAATGCGCAAAGTACTGATCATTGGAATCGTTCTGGCCATATTCCAGCAATGGTGCGGCATTAATGTTATCTTCAATTATGCCCACGAGATCTTTTCATCAGCCGGATATGCCGTTTCCGATGTACTGATGAACATCGTAGTGACCGGGATTACTAATGTGATATTTACGTTCGTCGCCATCTATACGGTAGACAAATGGGGACGTCGTACACTGATGCTGATCGGTTCGGCAGGATTAGCGCTGATTTACCTTATATTGGGAACCTGCTACTTCCTGGATGTAAACGGTTTACCCATGCTTCTACTGGTGGTACTTGCCATCGCTTGCTATGCTATGTCACTTGCCCCGGTAGTCTGGGTGGTGTTATCCGAAATCTTCCCCGTGAAAATACGAGGTATGGCTATAGCCATCTCTACCTTCTTCCTTTGGGTGGCTTGTTTCATACTGACCTATACCTTTCCGGTATTGAATGAAAGTATAGGTGCCGAAGGAACTTTCTGGCTATACGGTGGTATCTGCCTGGCCGGATTCCTGTTCATACGCCAAAACCTGCCCGAAACAAAAGGGAAAACACTGGAAGAAATAGAAAAAGAATTAATCAAATAA
- a CDS encoding AraC family transcriptional regulator, translating to MAKQKDGFLGEQALVLPPAIVQRMKTDPATSILYITDIGYYPKAYNHFRERETPIDQYVFIYCTEGRGWFSLDGQKHPVVPNQYFILPAGLPHAYGADEKEPWTIYWIHFGGTLAPLYCTHRTCRLTDIKPGMHSRISYRTELFEEIFRVLKMGYSLENLSYASSVFHHYLGSLRYLREYREAFSEHRPAGEEDPVNAAIHYMKENLGKKLTLAELADYTGYSSSYFSNLFLKRTGYAPLSYFNQIKIQKACQFLDFTDMKVNQVCYRVGIEDAYYFSRLFSQIMGMSPREYKKVKKG from the coding sequence ATGGCAAAACAAAAAGACGGCTTTCTGGGCGAACAGGCATTGGTGTTGCCTCCTGCCATTGTGCAACGTATGAAGACTGATCCTGCAACTTCTATACTCTATATAACCGATATAGGCTATTATCCAAAGGCTTATAATCACTTTCGGGAGCGGGAAACTCCGATTGACCAGTATGTGTTTATCTATTGTACGGAGGGTAGGGGATGGTTCAGTCTCGATGGGCAGAAACACCCGGTAGTGCCTAACCAATACTTTATACTTCCTGCAGGACTTCCTCATGCGTATGGCGCTGATGAAAAGGAACCATGGACAATTTACTGGATTCACTTCGGAGGAACACTTGCTCCGCTTTATTGTACGCATCGTACCTGTAGGCTCACGGATATAAAACCGGGAATGCATTCGCGTATTAGTTACCGGACAGAACTGTTTGAGGAGATCTTTCGGGTACTGAAGATGGGGTATAGCTTGGAGAATCTTTCATATGCCAGCTCTGTATTCCATCATTATTTGGGATCATTGCGCTATCTCAGAGAGTATCGGGAGGCTTTTTCAGAGCATCGTCCGGCAGGAGAAGAAGATCCTGTAAATGCAGCTATTCATTATATGAAGGAGAATCTGGGCAAGAAGCTGACTTTAGCCGAGCTGGCTGATTACACGGGGTATTCATCCTCATATTTCTCTAATCTGTTTTTGAAGCGTACAGGATATGCCCCATTGAGTTATTTTAATCAGATTAAGATTCAGAAAGCCTGTCAGTTTCTCGATTTTACCGATATGAAAGTGAATCAGGTCTGTTATAGAGTGGGTATTGAAGATGCTTATTATTTTTCACGGCTGTTCAGCCAGATAATGGGAATGTCTCCCAGGGAATATAAAAAGGTAAAGAAAGGATAA
- a CDS encoding beta-glucosidase produces the protein MKNIFLTMSLGIGLLFPCKLHAQSQYPFQNTTLSTEERVDDLIKRMTLEEKIDLLSGYNDFYLHPCERLGIPAFKLADGPLGVASWGLFGRATAFPSALSLAASWNKNLAEKTGAMYAQEWRARGIHFLLAPGVNNYRASKGARNFEYFGEDPYLASEMVVPFIKAVQDGGVIATIKHFAANDQEFDRYTVSTEVSERALQEIYLPPFKAAVQKAGVKAVMTGYNLVNGVYCTENKHLIDILKKDWGFKGMLMSDWACTYSAENAANYGLDLEMGSNDWFTRKELLPLVKEGKVTEEVINDKVRRIYGACISMGFFDRPQQDTDIPTFNPQANQMALNTACEGIILLKNEQNTLPIHRPKVIAVIGPTANPAIVSDRIYNVNSIVYGGGGSSKVHPWYVVSALEGIRQEFPEATVLYTEGISNQFKPRLFRNSKFRTKEGKPGLEANYYALSSDTSATLSDKMIQQQAVAAGRTVSVNQSADRTIETDKEESGLILRRTDRTVNYEWWGYPFNESKLGNDYRVCWEGYVDVEKTDSIRFFVDAQGAYRLWIDGTLALDASQSQSFDVRNTAISAKKGDAKHIRLEFCNQRSTPAEIRMGYAYQSDIDFSEAKRLAAKADLVVFCAGLDGSIELEGRDRPFDLPYGQDMLIQELVKVNPKLIVAIHAGGGINMTRWIDQVPAVVHALYPGQEGGHALAHILSGKVNPSAKLPFTIEKRWEDSPACGHYDETRKEKKVYYTEGIFTGYRGYDQKGIEPLFPFGFGLSYTTFDYSGLNIRMTDKKQKQLVVSFTVTNTGQRDGYEVAQLYVRDMQSKEPRPLKELKGFDKVYLKAGESKQIEIGLSEDAFQYFNAKQNRWVFEKGEFEILVGASSKDIRLAEKIKM, from the coding sequence ATGAAAAACATTTTCCTTACCATGAGCCTGGGTATAGGACTGCTTTTTCCTTGCAAGCTACATGCCCAAAGCCAGTACCCATTTCAGAACACGACATTATCCACTGAAGAAAGAGTAGACGATCTTATCAAACGAATGACTCTGGAAGAAAAAATCGACCTGCTTTCCGGATACAATGATTTCTATCTGCACCCCTGCGAACGATTAGGAATACCGGCATTCAAACTGGCCGACGGTCCGCTGGGCGTTGCATCCTGGGGATTATTCGGACGCGCCACCGCATTTCCATCAGCACTTTCGCTGGCTGCCTCTTGGAATAAAAATCTGGCAGAGAAAACAGGAGCAATGTATGCTCAGGAATGGCGTGCAAGAGGTATTCATTTTCTCTTAGCTCCCGGAGTTAACAACTATCGGGCTTCAAAAGGAGCCCGTAATTTTGAATATTTTGGTGAAGATCCTTATCTGGCATCCGAGATGGTAGTCCCCTTTATAAAAGCAGTGCAAGACGGAGGAGTCATTGCTACCATCAAACATTTCGCAGCCAACGATCAAGAATTTGACCGATACACCGTCAGTACCGAAGTATCCGAACGTGCCTTACAGGAAATCTATCTGCCTCCCTTCAAAGCTGCTGTGCAAAAAGCAGGTGTCAAGGCTGTCATGACGGGTTATAACCTAGTGAACGGAGTATATTGCACTGAAAACAAACATCTGATCGATATTTTAAAGAAAGACTGGGGCTTCAAAGGCATGTTAATGTCTGACTGGGCATGTACCTATTCCGCCGAAAATGCCGCAAACTACGGTTTGGATCTTGAGATGGGCAGCAATGACTGGTTCACCCGCAAAGAACTTCTCCCACTTGTCAAAGAAGGAAAGGTTACAGAAGAAGTAATCAATGATAAAGTGCGCCGCATCTATGGTGCCTGTATTTCAATGGGATTTTTCGACAGGCCTCAGCAAGACACCGATATTCCGACTTTTAATCCTCAAGCCAATCAGATGGCTCTGAATACCGCTTGTGAAGGAATCATCCTGTTAAAGAATGAACAGAATACCTTACCGATCCACCGCCCCAAAGTGATAGCTGTGATCGGACCGACTGCCAATCCGGCTATCGTTTCGGATAGAATATACAATGTAAACAGCATCGTTTACGGTGGTGGGGGAAGTTCAAAAGTTCATCCCTGGTATGTAGTTTCAGCGTTAGAAGGTATCCGTCAGGAGTTTCCGGAAGCAACCGTACTTTACACGGAAGGAATATCCAACCAATTCAAACCCCGCTTATTCCGTAACAGTAAATTCCGTACGAAAGAAGGTAAACCCGGACTGGAAGCGAACTATTATGCACTATCTTCCGACACTTCTGCCACACTCTCGGATAAAATGATCCAACAGCAAGCAGTAGCGGCAGGAAGAACTGTAAGTGTTAATCAATCGGCCGACCGAACTATAGAAACCGATAAAGAAGAAAGCGGATTGATTCTCCGCCGCACCGACCGCACGGTAAATTATGAATGGTGGGGATATCCTTTCAACGAAAGTAAATTGGGAAATGATTATCGGGTGTGCTGGGAAGGATATGTAGATGTCGAGAAAACAGACAGTATCCGATTCTTTGTCGACGCACAAGGTGCCTATCGTTTATGGATAGACGGAACATTAGCATTGGATGCCTCTCAATCTCAATCATTCGATGTTCGCAATACCGCAATTTCCGCAAAAAAAGGGGATGCCAAACATATTCGGCTGGAGTTCTGCAACCAACGCAGTACACCGGCAGAGATCCGGATGGGATATGCTTATCAAAGTGATATTGACTTTTCTGAAGCGAAACGACTGGCTGCCAAAGCCGATCTGGTGGTTTTCTGTGCCGGACTGGATGGCAGTATCGAACTGGAAGGGCGCGACCGTCCTTTCGACCTGCCTTACGGACAAGATATGTTAATTCAGGAACTGGTAAAAGTAAATCCTAAGTTGATAGTTGCCATCCATGCAGGAGGCGGAATAAACATGACCCGATGGATCGATCAGGTGCCTGCGGTAGTACACGCCCTCTATCCGGGGCAGGAAGGCGGACATGCTTTAGCTCATATTCTTTCGGGTAAAGTGAATCCGTCAGCCAAGCTGCCATTCACTATCGAGAAAAGATGGGAAGACTCACCTGCCTGCGGTCATTACGATGAAACTCGCAAGGAAAAGAAAGTGTATTATACAGAAGGAATATTCACCGGTTACCGTGGATACGATCAAAAAGGTATCGAACCCCTTTTCCCTTTTGGATTCGGTCTTTCGTATACCACCTTTGACTATTCGGGCCTCAACATCCGTATGACGGATAAAAAACAGAAGCAACTCGTCGTTTCATTCACTGTAACCAATACCGGACAGCGAGACGGATATGAAGTCGCTCAACTTTATGTACGCGACATGCAATCTAAAGAGCCACGTCCTTTGAAAGAATTAAAAGGTTTCGACAAGGTATATCTGAAAGCAGGAGAAAGCAAACAGATAGAAATCGGTTTGAGTGAAGACGCATTCCAGTATTTCAACGCCAAACAAAACCGATGGGTATTTGAAAAAGGTGAATTTGAAATTCTAGTAGGCGCCTCCTCTAAAGACATCAGACTGGCAGAGAAAATAAAAATGTAG